In Strigops habroptila isolate Jane chromosome 4, bStrHab1.2.pri, whole genome shotgun sequence, a single genomic region encodes these proteins:
- the C4H16orf96 gene encoding uncharacterized protein C16orf96 homolog, translating into MTLEDVAVRLEKVPSEIKHRQDGGDKGLDFGREVLGQVRQLQKQCTRLQEAAERLWGDTKDTQKADKAALETKASQEELQHAMVQLSEMMQDLLQRMSQMDQDTQNALEKLHNKMDSKLDHAALAPLQAQLEQVRGLIQQCLCQGPCNAGRAAGFKRQLSGPAKCISCNRHLATAPAPPLVTIRKASQLLQPQPASASNCLAQQLPERASQGPRSSARPLSTSSSLITVCPCGHPADFICKNREVDILGINGVIYKGRLNSPGTNRTVTMGKDFPCRGLALGHRMSSGQAVQPPECPTVSAWDGAVPLRGKSISSLSSPCANSVSASHLEAMKNPQARTRHTTEKMVRIPKYGSHYVSPYSRAAMQMKTGSAGGQWHTAMGSSRTSGV; encoded by the exons ATGACCTTGGAGGACGTTGCTGTCCGACTGGAAAAGGTGCCGAGTGAGATAAAACACCGGCAGGATGGAGGAGACAAG GGCCTGGATTTTGGCAGGGAGGTGCTGGGCCAGGTGAGACAACTGCAGAAGCAGTGCACGAGGCTGCAGGAAGCTGCGGAGCGGCTGTGGGGTGACACCAAGGACACCCAG AAAGCAGACAAGGCTGCGCTGGAGACCAAAGCgagccaggaggagctgcaacATGCCATGGTCCAGCTGAGTGAGATGATGCAGGACCTGCTTCAGAGGATGTCCCAGATGGACCAGGACACGCAGAATGCCCTAGAGAAGCTGCATAACAAGATGGACTCCAAG CTGGACCATGCGGCACTGGCTCCCCTGcaggcacagctggagcaggtGAGGGGGCTCATCCAGCAGTGCCTCTGCCAGGGACCCTGCAATGCCGGCCGTGCTGCCGGCTTCAAGAG GCAGCTCTCTGGTCCAGCGAAGTGCATCTCCTGCAACAGACACCTGGCCACGGCCCCGGCACC GCCCTTGGTGACCATCCGAAAGGCcagccagctcctccagccccagccagccAGCGCCTCCAACTGCCTGGCGCAGCAGCTGCCGGAGAG GGCTAGCCAGGGCCCTCGAAGTTCTGCCAGGCCACTGTccacctccagctccctcaTCACCGTCTGTCCCTGCGGACACCCAGCAGACTTCATCTGCAAGAAC AGAGAAGTGGATATTTTGGGCATCAATGGGGTCATCTACAAGGGCAGGCTGAACTCACCGGGTACCAACAGGACCGTCACCATGGGCAAGGACTTCCCATGTAGGGGATTAGCCCTGGGACATCGCATGAGCTCTGGCCAGGCCGTACAGCCACCTGAATGTCCCACTGTCAGCGCCTGGGATGGTGCTGTGCCCCTCCGTGGCAAAAGCATCAGCAGCCTCTCATCTCCCTGTGCTAACAGTGTCTCTGCTTCTCACCTCGAAGCAATGAAGAACCCCCAGGCCCGCACCCGGCACACCACAGAGAAGATGGTCCGCATCCCCAAGTATGGCAGTCACTATGTGTCCCCATACTCAC GTGCTGCCATGCAGATGAAGACAGGCTCCGCGGGGGGCCAGTGGcacactgccatgggcagcagcaggacttcAGGTGTCTGA